Proteins found in one Maridesulfovibrio sp. genomic segment:
- the rpsO gene encoding 30S ribosomal protein S15, giving the protein MVMTAEDKAKVIEEYQTKPGDTGSPEVQVALLTARIQYLTDHFKSHKKDFHSRTGLLKMVGQRRNILKYLKAKDVQRYRDLIARLGLRK; this is encoded by the coding sequence ATGGTTATGACTGCTGAAGACAAGGCAAAAGTAATTGAAGAATACCAGACCAAACCTGGTGACACCGGCTCCCCTGAAGTACAGGTTGCTCTTCTTACCGCAAGAATCCAGTACCTGACTGACCACTTCAAAAGCCACAAGAAGGACTTCCACTCCCGCACCGGCCTGCTGAAAATGGTCGGCCAGCGCAGGAACATCCTTAAGTACCTGAAAGCTAAAGACGTTCAGCGTTACCGCGATCTTATCGCAAGACTCGGTCTGCGCAAATAA
- a CDS encoding DUF503 domain-containing protein: MIIGVLSLEFRLHGNRSLKGKRKVALSLKQKLRNKFNVSVSEVEAQDVHEKLVLAAVTVANETRKVESTLSKALAMIEAMAPAELINCETEIFSS; encoded by the coding sequence ATGATAATCGGCGTACTCTCACTGGAATTCAGATTACACGGAAACAGATCTCTCAAGGGTAAACGTAAAGTCGCCCTCAGTCTCAAACAGAAGCTGCGTAACAAATTCAATGTCAGTGTTTCCGAAGTTGAAGCTCAGGATGTTCATGAAAAACTGGTTCTCGCCGCAGTGACCGTCGCCAATGAAACACGCAAGGTTGAATCAACCTTATCCAAAGCACTGGCAATGATCGAAGCCATGGCACCGGCTGAATTGATTAATTGCGAAACAGAAATTTTCAGTTCCTGA
- the rbfA gene encoding 30S ribosome-binding factor RbfA, which yields MKTSTSRRSVKMGDQIMREIATMLIEEIADPRLEMVSISGVRMNKDNKIAEVMFTMAGDQDKIAAAVKALDKAKGFIRTKLSKRIRVRQIPELRFVHDNFLEEMVYGSSTERDMSDS from the coding sequence ATGAAGACTTCTACATCACGCCGTTCCGTTAAAATGGGCGACCAGATTATGCGCGAGATCGCGACAATGCTGATTGAAGAGATTGCCGATCCACGCCTTGAGATGGTTTCCATCAGCGGTGTACGTATGAACAAAGATAATAAAATTGCCGAGGTGATGTTCACCATGGCCGGGGATCAGGACAAAATTGCTGCTGCGGTAAAAGCGCTGGATAAAGCCAAAGGCTTCATCCGCACCAAGCTGAGCAAACGCATCCGTGTCCGTCAGATTCCCGAGCTCAGGTTCGTGCACGACAACTTCCTTGAGGAGATGGTTTATGGAAGCTCAACTGAAAGAGATATGTCGGATTCTTAA
- the pnp gene encoding polyribonucleotide nucleotidyltransferase — translation MLVPFEPTSVTGQVGNLDITLETGRMANQTNGTVWIQSGGTVVLVTAVGMPADGPRDFFPLTCNYLERTYAAGRIPGGYFRREVGRPSDRETLVSRLMDRPIRPMFPKGYRDEVQVIATVLSADTDTNPDVLAMTGASAALHISDLPFNGPVAAARVGLVNNEFVLYPTYKGIAEQSELNLVFAATRDAVIMVEGSSQFVPENTIAEALEWGHEQMAPMFDLQDALREKVGRPKMEVAEPVKDEEVITLVTENFSDELDKALTIPGKLDRKGAKSEVKAKAKAMVEEKFPEEPERTKAVGDVMGDLEKKIVRKRIVEQGVRIDGRDLTTVRNLSMEVSNLPMTHGSALFRRGETSALAVCTLGSSRDEQRFETLIGEDTKRFMLHYNFPPYCVGEAKFLRAPSRREIGHGTLAERALTPVLPKAEDFPFTMRVVSEVMDSNGSSSMATVCGTTLSLMDAGVPISAPVAGIAMGLCQEGDEYYVLTDILGDEDALGDMDFKVAGTEDGVTAIQMDIKISGIPADVLRNALGQAKKARQVILDDMKKVMPAPRAELSVNAPQMEVLQINPEKIRDLIGPGGKNIKAITAETAADIDIEDSGKVSIFAPTLESLKKTVEMVQYYDQTAELGKNYVGTVKKILEIGAIVEILPGLEGLLHISQIDVERIAEVTDVVQLGQEITVKVVEVQPNGRIRLSRKAWLMEQAGQEVDLEKFKMGAGRPSGPRGGRDGGRRDDRRDDRRGGGRRDDRRRR, via the coding sequence ATGTTAGTACCTTTTGAACCCACTTCCGTAACCGGTCAAGTCGGCAACCTCGACATCACACTGGAAACCGGACGCATGGCTAACCAGACCAACGGAACCGTATGGATTCAATCCGGCGGCACTGTTGTGCTCGTTACAGCCGTAGGCATGCCCGCAGACGGGCCCCGCGATTTTTTCCCCCTTACCTGCAACTATCTTGAAAGAACTTACGCCGCAGGACGCATCCCCGGTGGTTACTTCCGCCGCGAAGTAGGCCGTCCTTCCGACCGCGAAACTCTTGTTTCCCGTCTCATGGACCGCCCTATCCGCCCCATGTTCCCTAAAGGTTACCGCGATGAAGTTCAGGTAATCGCTACCGTTCTTTCCGCTGATACCGATACCAACCCCGATGTACTGGCTATGACCGGCGCATCCGCAGCTCTGCATATCTCAGACCTGCCTTTCAACGGTCCTGTTGCAGCAGCACGTGTCGGACTCGTAAACAATGAATTCGTACTCTACCCCACATACAAAGGTATTGCTGAACAGAGCGAGCTTAACCTCGTCTTCGCAGCTACCCGCGACGCAGTGATCATGGTTGAAGGCAGCTCTCAGTTCGTGCCCGAAAACACCATTGCCGAAGCACTGGAATGGGGTCACGAACAGATGGCTCCCATGTTCGACCTGCAGGACGCACTGCGTGAGAAAGTAGGCCGTCCCAAAATGGAAGTTGCCGAACCGGTAAAAGACGAAGAAGTTATCACTCTCGTAACCGAAAACTTTTCAGACGAACTCGATAAAGCTCTGACCATTCCCGGCAAGCTCGACCGTAAGGGTGCCAAATCTGAAGTCAAAGCTAAAGCCAAGGCTATGGTCGAGGAAAAATTCCCCGAAGAGCCGGAAAGAACCAAGGCTGTCGGCGATGTAATGGGCGACCTTGAAAAGAAAATCGTCCGCAAACGCATTGTTGAACAAGGCGTACGCATCGATGGTCGTGACCTGACCACTGTTCGTAATCTTTCCATGGAAGTCAGCAACCTGCCCATGACTCACGGTTCCGCCCTGTTCCGCCGCGGTGAGACATCAGCTCTCGCTGTCTGCACACTGGGCTCTTCACGTGATGAGCAGCGCTTTGAAACACTTATCGGTGAAGACACCAAACGTTTCATGCTCCATTACAACTTCCCCCCGTACTGCGTGGGTGAAGCCAAGTTCCTGCGTGCTCCTTCCCGCCGTGAAATCGGTCACGGAACTCTCGCAGAACGTGCTCTGACTCCGGTCCTGCCTAAAGCAGAAGATTTTCCCTTCACCATGCGCGTAGTTTCCGAGGTAATGGACTCAAACGGTTCTTCCTCCATGGCTACTGTATGCGGCACCACCCTGTCCCTCATGGACGCAGGTGTACCCATCAGCGCGCCTGTTGCCGGTATCGCCATGGGTCTCTGCCAGGAAGGCGACGAATACTATGTTCTCACAGACATCCTCGGTGACGAAGACGCTCTGGGCGACATGGACTTCAAGGTAGCCGGTACTGAAGACGGCGTGACCGCTATCCAGATGGATATCAAAATCAGCGGTATCCCCGCGGATGTTCTGCGCAATGCGCTCGGTCAGGCTAAAAAAGCCCGTCAGGTCATCCTTGATGATATGAAGAAGGTAATGCCCGCACCGAGAGCAGAACTTTCCGTGAACGCACCGCAGATGGAAGTACTGCAGATCAATCCTGAAAAGATCCGCGACCTCATCGGACCCGGTGGTAAAAATATCAAGGCGATTACTGCTGAAACCGCTGCCGACATCGACATTGAAGATTCCGGTAAAGTTTCCATCTTCGCTCCCACACTTGAGTCCCTCAAGAAAACTGTGGAAATGGTCCAGTACTACGACCAGACCGCAGAATTGGGCAAAAACTATGTGGGTACTGTTAAAAAGATCCTCGAAATCGGCGCGATTGTTGAAATCCTGCCCGGTCTTGAAGGCTTACTGCACATTTCTCAGATCGACGTTGAACGCATCGCTGAAGTTACTGATGTTGTACAGCTCGGTCAGGAAATCACCGTTAAGGTTGTTGAAGTACAGCCCAACGGACGTATCCGTCTTTCCCGTAAGGCATGGCTCATGGAGCAGGCCGGACAGGAAGTCGATCTTGAAAAATTCAAGATGGGCGCAGGACGTCCCAGCGGCCCCAGAGGCGGACGTGACGGTGGTCGTCGTGATGACAGACGTGACGACAGACGTGGTGGCGGACGCCGCGACGACAGACGCCGCAGATAA
- a CDS encoding phenylacetate--CoA ligase, with translation MGGKYRFIPELTADEVAEKQLEGLKWTVAHTAANSPFYQERYKEQGVEPGDIKSLDDLQKLPFTTADHLKEGYPLPLLSVPEEDVVRIHGSSGTTGKRKILSYTRNDIETWKNMFARCYELPGLTTLDRVQVCVGYGLWTAGSGFQLGAEHFGAMTLPVGPGMLEIQLQILEDLGTTCLCATGSMALLLGEEAQKAGITDRLKLKRCIFGGESVSPKMRKQFEESLGLEGSYDITGMTELYGPGAGIECNAHEGIHYWGDEYIAEIIDPATLKPVPDGEVGELVVTSLHKEASPLIRYRTRDMTRIIPGECSCGCSMPRHDFISGRSDDMFIFRGVNIYPGQIASVLESFPEASSEYQIYLERRNGLDHMSVRVERKPGVSEGNDENLANAIRDEIKKFILVRANVEILKPGFLPRSFAKTKRVFDERS, from the coding sequence GGACTGTCGCGCATACTGCTGCCAACAGCCCTTTTTATCAGGAGCGGTATAAGGAACAGGGCGTTGAACCGGGAGATATTAAATCCCTTGATGATTTGCAAAAACTGCCGTTCACCACTGCCGATCATCTTAAAGAAGGTTATCCCTTACCTTTGCTCTCAGTGCCCGAAGAGGATGTTGTTCGTATCCACGGGTCCAGCGGAACAACCGGTAAACGTAAAATTCTTTCCTACACCCGTAATGATATTGAGACATGGAAAAATATGTTTGCCCGCTGTTATGAGCTGCCGGGTTTAACTACTCTTGACCGTGTTCAGGTCTGTGTGGGCTATGGCCTCTGGACTGCCGGGTCCGGTTTCCAGCTCGGTGCAGAACATTTCGGGGCTATGACTTTGCCGGTGGGGCCGGGAATGCTTGAGATTCAGCTTCAGATTCTGGAAGATCTCGGAACCACCTGCCTTTGCGCCACGGGTTCTATGGCTCTGCTGCTTGGCGAAGAAGCTCAGAAGGCCGGGATCACTGACCGTCTGAAACTTAAGCGTTGTATCTTTGGTGGCGAATCCGTTTCTCCCAAAATGCGTAAGCAGTTTGAGGAATCTCTCGGACTTGAAGGCAGCTACGATATTACCGGCATGACCGAACTCTACGGTCCCGGTGCTGGGATTGAATGCAACGCCCACGAAGGCATTCACTACTGGGGAGATGAGTACATTGCCGAGATTATCGATCCGGCGACTTTAAAGCCCGTGCCTGACGGCGAAGTGGGTGAGCTGGTAGTTACTTCCCTGCATAAAGAAGCCTCTCCGCTGATAAGATACCGCACCCGTGATATGACCCGGATCATTCCCGGTGAATGTTCCTGCGGATGCTCAATGCCCCGGCATGATTTTATCTCCGGTCGCAGTGATGATATGTTTATTTTCCGCGGAGTTAATATTTACCCCGGTCAGATTGCTTCTGTGCTGGAATCATTCCCGGAAGCCAGTTCTGAGTACCAGATTTATCTGGAAAGGCGCAACGGGCTGGATCATATGTCCGTGCGTGTGGAGCGCAAGCCCGGAGTTTCCGAAGGTAATGATGAAAATCTCGCCAATGCAATCCGCGATGAGATTAAGAAATTTATTCTCGTGCGTGCCAATGTGGAAATTCTCAAGCCGGGATTTCTCCCCAGAAGTTTTGCCAAGACCAAGCGCGTGTTCGATGAAAGATCTTAA
- the truB gene encoding tRNA pseudouridine(55) synthase TruB, translating into MGRKPKKSPFQKHGVLVLNKPSGPTSTDCLNSIKRELKQYKIGHAGTLDPLAEGVLLVMLGQATKLGPYLLGHDKVYTGSLSIGRTTDTYDIQGTETSTADISGITEKMVENEILYWNDLTSQEVPAYSAAKHKGKPLYELARKGEETPVKIKSIEIFDAEPLEVSLPIARFRVGCSAGTYIRSLVHSLGSRLGCGAVMESLRREESRPYRLSEAHNLDEVLADPDGFEARIIPLADALPHWHRFTVSEDMSKAIKNGTRIPVGDVAVDQEIIEGERAMFLDTDGTALALMETKQVDGKLLWVILRGLWG; encoded by the coding sequence ATGGGTAGAAAACCGAAAAAAAGTCCTTTTCAAAAACATGGCGTTCTGGTCCTGAATAAACCTTCCGGGCCGACATCAACCGATTGCCTGAACTCCATCAAGCGCGAATTGAAGCAGTACAAGATCGGCCATGCCGGTACACTCGATCCTCTGGCAGAGGGTGTGTTGCTGGTCATGCTTGGTCAGGCCACAAAGTTAGGGCCTTATCTGCTTGGACATGATAAGGTATACACCGGAAGTTTAAGTATCGGCAGAACTACAGATACTTACGACATTCAGGGAACAGAAACATCCACTGCTGACATTTCCGGGATCACGGAAAAAATGGTGGAAAATGAAATTTTATACTGGAATGACTTGACTAGTCAGGAAGTTCCTGCCTATTCGGCTGCAAAGCATAAAGGCAAACCGCTCTATGAATTGGCCAGAAAAGGGGAAGAAACCCCGGTCAAAATCAAGAGCATTGAAATATTTGACGCAGAACCGCTGGAAGTGAGTCTGCCAATTGCCCGTTTCCGGGTTGGGTGCTCTGCCGGCACCTACATTCGCTCCCTGGTCCATAGCTTGGGGTCGCGGCTCGGATGCGGCGCGGTAATGGAATCACTTAGGCGTGAAGAAAGCCGGCCTTATCGGCTTAGTGAAGCGCACAACCTCGATGAGGTTCTCGCCGATCCAGATGGATTTGAGGCACGGATTATCCCCCTTGCGGATGCCCTGCCTCACTGGCACAGGTTTACCGTTTCGGAAGACATGTCCAAAGCCATTAAGAACGGTACCAGAATACCTGTCGGGGATGTAGCTGTTGATCAGGAAATTATCGAAGGTGAAAGGGCTATGTTCCTTGATACCGACGGTACGGCTCTGGCTCTTATGGAGACAAAGCAGGTTGACGGTAAACTTCTCTGGGTAATTCTTCGCGGCCTGTGGGGCTGA
- a CDS encoding bifunctional oligoribonuclease/PAP phosphatase NrnA: MEAQLKEICRILKEEDDFLVAAHFNPDGDALGSTAAMGYILEKLGKRYRLYNQSGKPEVMDWFETPSPILTEIPKGFEGWYIILDCGDAPRMGETLMNAIDPEKSINIDHHMGNSGFAAVNWVETNRPAVGEMITLIAREFNISLSGKLGESIYLSIATDTGFFTYNNTKPETLEIIADILRYGLDLGEFVPKIRNQWTMKRINLWATALGKVKMHHDGQTAMLFIPQEMLDETGATGTDCEGLVSFILRIKDVRVAVLIREDSPMRYKFSLRSQSRDNVQAVASLFGGGGHKNASGGLIENTPDTVRERLIAAIGDKIMK, translated from the coding sequence ATGGAAGCTCAACTGAAAGAGATATGTCGGATTCTTAAAGAGGAAGACGACTTTCTCGTTGCAGCGCACTTTAATCCGGACGGGGATGCCTTGGGCTCCACCGCCGCCATGGGATACATTCTCGAAAAACTTGGCAAACGCTACCGCCTGTATAATCAGAGCGGCAAGCCTGAAGTTATGGACTGGTTCGAGACTCCATCCCCTATCCTGACCGAAATTCCTAAAGGATTCGAGGGCTGGTACATCATCCTTGATTGCGGTGATGCGCCACGTATGGGCGAAACGCTCATGAACGCCATAGACCCTGAGAAATCCATAAATATAGACCACCATATGGGAAACAGCGGCTTTGCTGCCGTAAACTGGGTAGAAACAAACCGCCCGGCTGTGGGCGAAATGATTACACTTATCGCCCGCGAATTTAACATTTCCCTTTCCGGCAAACTCGGAGAGTCTATTTACCTTTCTATCGCCACTGATACCGGTTTTTTCACCTACAACAACACTAAGCCCGAGACCCTTGAAATTATTGCAGACATCCTGCGCTACGGTCTTGATCTGGGTGAATTTGTACCTAAAATACGTAATCAGTGGACCATGAAACGCATCAACCTCTGGGCCACCGCGTTAGGCAAGGTAAAGATGCACCACGACGGGCAGACCGCCATGCTCTTCATCCCGCAGGAAATGCTCGATGAAACAGGCGCCACAGGAACAGACTGCGAAGGTTTGGTCAGCTTCATTCTGCGCATAAAAGATGTGCGTGTCGCCGTCCTTATCCGCGAAGACAGCCCCATGCGCTACAAGTTCAGCCTGCGTTCACAATCCCGGGATAATGTTCAGGCCGTAGCCTCGCTTTTCGGAGGCGGCGGACACAAGAACGCTAGTGGCGGGCTTATTGAAAATACACCGGATACCGTCCGTGAAAGACTGATCGCCGCCATTGGCGATAAAATAATGAAGTAA